A single window of Streptomyces aquilus DNA harbors:
- a CDS encoding SAM-dependent methyltransferase: MTPTLVRQHLAHAGETPRVDPGARARDWSEIQERMLVPLYEAVYERLDVGHGTRLLGLGCGSGLALLMAASRGAAVTGVDASRPERLALARERLLPEAWGTRPRGKTRLVEGTPQDAADAETPAYTLVTAFEPIGCLAGDSEGLGELLQAATPLAERGAPVVLAGWGPPERCTTSSVLRVATKLADPLRSTGSWRPALRDDLEEVAQRAGLKPDGSGRVACPFGYADLDSAVKGLLSTGLFDAAIAATDQAQVDKEVAEALHPYQRRDRTVWMPNVFRYLIARVP, translated from the coding sequence ATGACACCTACGCTCGTGCGGCAGCACCTGGCTCACGCGGGGGAGACACCCCGTGTGGATCCGGGGGCACGCGCGCGTGACTGGTCCGAGATCCAGGAGCGGATGCTGGTCCCGCTCTACGAGGCCGTCTACGAGCGACTCGATGTAGGACACGGCACCCGGCTGCTCGGCCTCGGCTGCGGCAGCGGGCTCGCCCTTCTGATGGCCGCCTCCCGAGGGGCCGCGGTCACCGGAGTCGACGCCTCCCGTCCCGAGCGGCTGGCCCTGGCCCGGGAGCGGCTGCTTCCCGAGGCGTGGGGCACGCGCCCGCGTGGGAAGACCCGGTTGGTCGAGGGCACACCACAGGACGCGGCCGACGCGGAGACGCCCGCGTACACCCTGGTGACCGCTTTCGAGCCCATCGGATGTCTCGCGGGCGACTCGGAGGGGCTCGGCGAGCTGTTGCAGGCAGCGACCCCGCTCGCCGAGCGCGGGGCGCCCGTGGTGCTCGCCGGCTGGGGTCCGCCGGAACGCTGCACCACGTCGTCCGTGCTGCGGGTGGCCACGAAGCTGGCCGATCCGCTGCGCAGTACGGGCAGTTGGCGCCCCGCCCTTCGCGACGACCTGGAGGAGGTCGCCCAGCGGGCGGGACTGAAGCCGGACGGTTCCGGGCGGGTGGCCTGCCCGTTCGGGTACGCCGACCTGGACAGCGCGGTCAAGGGCCTGCTGTCGACCGGCCTCTTCGACGCGGCGATCGCCGCGACGGACCAGGCGCAGGTCGACAAGGAGGTGGCCGAGGCGCTCCATCCGTACCAGCGACGGGACCGGACGGTGTGGATGCCGAACGTGTTCCGGTACCTCATCGCGCGCGTGCCCTGA
- the rpsP gene encoding 30S ribosomal protein S16, whose translation MAVKIKLKRLGKIRSPHYRIVVADSRTRRDGRAIEEIGLYHPVQNPSRIEVDAERVAYWLGVGAQPTEPVLAILKKTGDWQKFKGEPAPAPLLVAEPKKARPSFEALGGDDEGKGEAITQKKKAEKKDEAAAESESTEA comes from the coding sequence GTGGCAGTCAAGATCAAGCTGAAGCGTCTGGGCAAGATCCGTTCGCCTCACTACCGCATCGTCGTCGCCGACTCCCGTACCCGTCGTGACGGCCGTGCGATCGAGGAGATCGGTCTGTACCACCCGGTGCAGAACCCGTCGCGCATCGAGGTCGACGCCGAGCGCGTCGCCTACTGGCTGGGTGTCGGCGCGCAGCCGACCGAGCCCGTGCTCGCCATCCTGAAGAAGACCGGCGACTGGCAGAAGTTCAAGGGCGAGCCCGCCCCGGCTCCGCTGCTCGTCGCCGAGCCCAAGAAGGCGCGCCCCTCGTTCGAGGCCCTGGGCGGCGACGACGAGGGCAAGGGTGAGGCCATCACCCAGAAGAAGAAGGCTGAGAAGAAGGACGAGGCTGCCGCCGAGTCCGAGTCGACCGAGGCCTGA
- a CDS encoding RNA-binding protein, giving the protein MLEEALEHLVKGIVDNPDDVQVASRNLRRGRVLEVRVHPDDLGKVIGRNGRTARALRTVVGAIGGRGVRVDLVDVDHVR; this is encoded by the coding sequence ATGCTCGAGGAGGCTCTCGAGCACCTCGTGAAGGGCATCGTCGACAACCCTGACGATGTGCAGGTCGCATCCCGCAACCTGCGCCGCGGACGCGTGCTCGAGGTCCGGGTCCATCCCGACGACCTCGGCAAGGTGATCGGCCGCAACGGCCGCACCGCACGCGCTCTGCGCACCGTCGTGGGCGCCATCGGCGGTCGCGGCGTCCGCGTCGACCTCGTCGACGTGGACCACGTCCGCTGA
- the rimM gene encoding ribosome maturation factor RimM (Essential for efficient processing of 16S rRNA), with protein sequence MQLVVARIGRAHGIKGEVTVEVRTDEPELRLAPGAVLLTDPAATGPLTIETGRVHSGRLLLRFEGVKDRTAAEALRNTLLIAEVDPEELPEDEDEYYDHQLIDLDVVTADGVEVGRITEISHLPSQDLFIVERPDGSEVMIPFVEEIVTEIDLEEQKAVITPPPGLIDDQAEIASSREDSA encoded by the coding sequence GTGCAGCTCGTAGTCGCTCGCATCGGCCGTGCTCACGGCATCAAGGGCGAGGTCACCGTGGAGGTCCGTACCGACGAGCCGGAGCTCCGGCTCGCCCCCGGTGCCGTCCTGCTCACGGACCCCGCCGCCACCGGCCCCCTCACCATCGAGACCGGCCGGGTGCACAGCGGCCGCCTCCTCCTGCGCTTCGAGGGCGTCAAGGACCGCACCGCCGCCGAGGCCCTCCGCAACACCCTCCTGATCGCCGAGGTCGACCCGGAGGAGCTCCCGGAGGACGAGGACGAGTACTACGACCACCAGCTGATCGACCTGGACGTGGTCACCGCCGACGGCGTGGAGGTCGGCCGGATCACCGAGATCTCGCACCTGCCCTCGCAGGACCTCTTCATCGTGGAGCGTCCCGACGGCAGCGAGGTGATGATCCCGTTCGTCGAGGAGATCGTCACGGAGATCGACCTGGAGGAGCAGAAGGCGGTCATCACCCCGCCGCCCGGGCTGATCGACGACCAGGCAGAGATCGCCTCCTCCCGGGAAGACAGCGCATGA
- the trmD gene encoding tRNA (guanosine(37)-N1)-methyltransferase TrmD, giving the protein MRLDVVTIFPEYLEPLNVSLVGKARARGQLNVQVHDLREWTYDRHNTVDDTPYGGGPGMVMKTEPWGDALDAVLADGYETGSHAPALIVPTPSGRPFTQELAVELSERPWLVFTPARYEGIDRRVIDEYATRMPVHEVSIGDYVLAGGEAAVLVITEAVARLLPGVLGNAESHRDDSFAPGAMANLLEGPVYTKPPAWRGREIPETLLSGHHGKIARWRRDEALKRTTANRPDLIERCDPKAFDKKDREMLSILGWAPDPAGEPYGRFWRRVDDVEE; this is encoded by the coding sequence ATGAGACTCGACGTCGTCACGATCTTCCCCGAATACCTCGAACCCCTGAACGTCTCGCTCGTGGGCAAGGCACGCGCGCGTGGACAGCTCAACGTCCAGGTGCACGACCTGCGCGAGTGGACCTACGACCGCCACAACACCGTCGACGACACCCCGTACGGCGGCGGCCCCGGCATGGTCATGAAGACCGAGCCCTGGGGGGACGCGCTGGACGCGGTGCTGGCCGACGGCTACGAGACGGGCTCGCACGCCCCGGCCCTCATCGTCCCGACGCCCAGCGGGCGCCCCTTCACCCAGGAACTCGCCGTCGAGCTCTCCGAGCGGCCCTGGCTGGTCTTCACGCCGGCCCGCTACGAGGGCATCGACCGCCGGGTCATCGACGAGTACGCGACCCGGATGCCCGTCCACGAGGTCTCCATCGGCGACTACGTCCTCGCCGGCGGTGAAGCGGCCGTCCTGGTGATCACCGAGGCCGTGGCGCGCCTGCTGCCCGGCGTCCTCGGCAACGCCGAGTCGCACCGGGACGACTCCTTCGCGCCCGGCGCGATGGCGAACCTCCTGGAGGGCCCCGTCTACACCAAGCCGCCCGCCTGGCGCGGCCGGGAGATCCCGGAGACGCTGCTCAGCGGCCACCACGGCAAGATCGCCCGCTGGCGGCGCGACGAGGCGCTCAAGCGCACCACGGCCAACCGGCCCGACCTGATCGAGCGCTGCGACCCCAAGGCCTTCGACAAGAAGGACCGCGAGATGCTCTCCATCCTGGGCTGGGCCCCGGACCCGGCGGGGGAGCCGTACGGCCGATTTTGGCGTCGGGTCGACGACGTGGAAGAATAG
- the rplS gene encoding 50S ribosomal protein L19, giving the protein MSHLLDSVDSASLRSDIPAFRPGDTVNVHVRVIEGNRSRVQQFKGVVIRRQGAGVRETFTVRKVSFSVGVERTFPVHTPIVEKIELVTRGDVRRAKLYYLRELRGKAAKIKEKRES; this is encoded by the coding sequence ATGTCTCACCTGCTCGACTCCGTCGACAGCGCGTCGCTGCGCAGCGACATCCCGGCCTTCCGCCCGGGTGACACCGTCAACGTCCACGTCCGCGTCATCGAGGGCAACCGCTCCCGTGTGCAGCAGTTCAAGGGCGTAGTCATCCGTCGCCAGGGCGCCGGTGTCCGCGAGACCTTCACGGTCCGCAAGGTCTCGTTCTCCGTCGGCGTCGAGCGCACCTTCCCGGTGCACACCCCGATCGTCGAGAAGATCGAGCTCGTCACCCGTGGTGACGTCCGTCGCGCGAAGCTGTACTACCTGCGTGAGCTGCGCGGCAAGGCCGCGAAGATCAAGGAGAAGCGCGAGAGCTGA
- the lepB gene encoding signal peptidase I has protein sequence MDTEAQQTERDRSSRPSRSEEISDTEGQEERSRFAFPSRITEWLPGGRITLTALLCLLFLLLLNAFVVQPFQIPSGSMENGLRIGDRVLVNKLAYRFGAEPRRGDVVVFDGSGYFGDADYIKRVVGVGGDHVVCCDKKGRIEVNGRSVDESTFLYPGDSSSTVPFDVVVPDGTLFVLGDHRSRSSDSRDHLGSPGGGMIPVGDVIGRADWIVWPTAHWTRLKPSDAYARVPAAGGAHG, from the coding sequence ATGGACACCGAAGCACAGCAGACGGAGCGCGACCGCTCCTCCCGCCCTTCCCGCTCCGAGGAGATCTCGGACACAGAGGGTCAGGAGGAACGGTCGCGTTTCGCGTTCCCGTCCCGGATCACCGAGTGGCTCCCCGGTGGACGCATCACTCTGACCGCGCTGCTCTGCCTGCTGTTTTTGCTGCTCCTCAACGCTTTCGTGGTGCAACCCTTCCAGATTCCCAGCGGATCCATGGAAAACGGATTGAGGATCGGGGACCGGGTTCTCGTAAATAAGTTGGCGTACCGTTTCGGTGCCGAACCGCGGCGCGGGGATGTGGTCGTGTTCGACGGATCCGGGTATTTCGGGGATGCGGACTACATCAAGCGCGTGGTGGGTGTGGGGGGAGACCACGTGGTCTGCTGCGACAAGAAGGGGAGGATCGAGGTGAACGGCCGGTCGGTCGACGAGTCGACGTTCCTGTACCCCGGTGACAGCTCGTCGACGGTTCCCTTCGACGTCGTCGTGCCCGACGGCACCCTCTTCGTCCTCGGCGACCACCGCAGCCGCTCCAGCGACTCCCGCGACCACCTGGGCTCGCCCGGCGGCGGCATGATCCCGGTCGGCGACGTCATCGGCCGTGCCGATTGGATCGTATGGCCGACCGCGCACTGGACCCGGCTCAAGCCGTCCGACGCCTACGCGCGCGTGCCCGCCGCGGGCGGTGCGCATGGGTAA